The following coding sequences are from one Xiphophorus couchianus chromosome 7, X_couchianus-1.0, whole genome shotgun sequence window:
- the LOC114147682 gene encoding FERM, ARHGEF and pleckstrin domain-containing protein 1-like isoform X2, whose translation MAEPDPENLSSGAGQRLGAPETLGISTLDPGHKPPAMPPGRHVTVTVRMLDDTEEVFDVSQKASGKVLFDLVCSHMNLIEGDYFGLEFQNHKSMMVWLDHIKPIIKQLRRPKNTTLRFSVKFFPPDHAQLLEELTRYLFALQVKQDLSSGRMMCNDTSAALMVSHIIQSEIGDFDESHCRSHLLNNNYIPDQMPLIDKIMEFHSKHIGQSPAESDFQLLEVARKLDFYGTRLHPAKDREGSKLSLAVAHTGVLVFQTHTRINAFNWSKIRKLSFKRKRFLIKLRPDLNSSCQDTLEFLMASRDCCKVFWKICVEYHAFFRLFEEPKPKPKPMLFTRGSSFRFSGRTQKQVIDYVRESEFKKIPFERKHSRVRYSSRVQHNSRLSPLPSPRHHEVPSESGVPEDFSSSSPPRRHWKESVLVSAEDPAASRTSKMSPNHQRNGHEDRKESVSKPEESRGSTRQMSPEHPSKGVAPHSPPPSGHPHGMVNGQKSLELCSNSLDGRQPSPLTSPLLNDACSIRTDDEDEVRRKRFPTDRAYFIAKELLTTERTYLKDLEVVTVSFQSVVEQDEATPDSLKNTILSTFEPLHKFHTGFLREVEQRLAMWEGRSNAHIKGDYQRIGDVMLNNLQALKPLTTNMHKHSDILLELEKACKASRRMENLCRDFELQKVCYIPLNVFVLRPLHRLIHYKQILERLCKHYPATHEDFRDCRAALADVSEVVDQLQGSLLKMENLQKLLELQKDLLGVDNLVVSGREFIRLGCLSKLSGKGLQQRMFFLFNDVILYTSRGMTPTNQFKVHGQLPLRDMTIRESEEEWGVPHAFTLVGQGQSVVVAASSLTEMEKWMQDIKMAIEMAKTSNGPTSDALTCTLTDNKEPSPVRDKKAPNGQGPVPLSVICWYRVQSLSFSESCRSLENQLSGNLLRKFKNSNGWQKLWVVFTNFSLFFYKSHQDDYPLASLPLLGYSVTVPTENENIHKDYVFKLHFKSHVYYFRSESEYTFERWMEVICSATVSSSQARLLNSKDPHPH comes from the exons CAAAAAGCGTCGGGCAAGGTGCTATTTGACCTGGTGTGCTCCCACATGAATCTGATTGAGGGTGACTACTTTGGCCTGGagtttcaaaaccacaaaagcATGATg GTTTGGTTGGACCACATCAAACCGATTATTAAGCAGCTTCGAC GACCGAAAAACACAACCCTGAGGTTCAGTGTGAAGTTTTTCCCTCCTGACCATGCgcagctgctggaggagctgaCGAG GTACCTGTTTGCCCTCCAGGTCAAGCAGGATCTCTCCAGTGGACGTATGATGTGCAACGACACTAGCGCGGCTCTGATGGTCTCCCACATCATTCAGT CTGAGATTGGGGACTTTGACGAGAGCCACTGCCGCTCACACCTGCTAAACAACAACTACATTCCAGATCAGATGCCCCTGATCGACAAAATCATGGAGTTTCACTCAAAGCATAT AGGTCAGTCACCAGCAGAGTCAGATTTTCAGTTGTTGGAGGTTGCTCGCAAGCTGGATTTTTACGGGACTCGGCTGCACCCTGCCAAGGATCGGGAAGGTTCGAAGTTAAGTCTGGCTGTGGCGCACACGGGCGTTTTGGTCTTCCAG ACACACACAAGGATCAACGCATTCAACTGGTCCAAAATACGCAAGTTGAGCTTCAAGCGAAAACGTTTTCTCATCAAGCTAAGGCCAGATCTAAAC AGCTCCTGTCAGGACACTCTGGAGTTTTTGATGGCCAGcagggattgctgtaaagtcttCTGGAAGATCTGTGTGGAATATCACGCCTTCTTCCGCCTCTTTGAAGAACCTAAACCCAAACCCAAGCCTATGCTCTTCACCCGAGGATCTTCCTTCAGATTTAG CGGTCGCACACAGAAGCAGGTGATTGATTATGTGAGGGAATCAGAGTTCAAGAAGATCCCGTTTGAAAG GAAACACAGCCGGGTCAGATACAGCAGTAGAGTTCAACACAACAGTCGCCTGTCGCCGCTGCCTTCTCCTCGCCACCATGAAGTGCCATCAGAA AGTGGTGTTCCTGAGGacttctcctcttcttctcctcctcgcCGTCACTGGAAGGAGTCGGTGCTTGTCAGTGCCGAAGACCCAGCAGCTTCACGAACTTCAAAGATGAGCCCAAACCATCAAAGAAACGGCCACGAAGACAGAAAGGAGTCAGTTTCCAAGCCTGAGGAATCAAGAGGGTCAACACGACAGATGTCCCCAGAACATCCGAGCAAAG GTGTGGCTCCCCACAGCCCTCCGCCATCCGGACACCCCCATGGGATGGTGAACGGTCAGAAGTCCCTGGAGTTGTGCAGCAACAGTCTCGACGGCCGTCAGCCTTCGCCTCTGACCAGCCCGCTACTCAACGACGCCTGCAGCATTCGCactgatgatgaagatgaggtCCGGAGAAAG AGATTTCCCACTGATCGAGCCTATTTCATCGCCAAAGAGCTGCTGACCACAGAGAGGACATATCTGAAGGACCTGGAGGTGGTGACTGTG TCTTTCCAGAGTGTTGTGGAACAAGACGAGGCGACCCCTGACTCCCTGAAGAACACCATTCTCTCCACCTTTGAGCCGCTCCACAAGTTTCACACTGGTTTCCTCAGGGAGGTGGAGCAGAGGCTGGCTATGTG GGAAGGACGTTCCAATGCACACATTAAAGGAGACTACCAGCGCATTGGAGATGTGATGCTGAACAACCTTCAAGCTTTGAAG CCTCTGACCACAAACATGCACAAGCACTCTGACATCCTCCTTGAGCTGGAGAAGGCGTGCAAAGCGTCCCGTAGGATGGAAAATTTATGCAGAGACTTTGAGCTGCAAAAAGTGTGCTACATCCCCCTGAATGTCTTCGTCCTGCGACCTCTCCACCGCCTCATTCACTACAAGCAGATCCTGGAGCGCCTGTGCAAACACTACCCAGCCACTCATGAGGACTTCAGGGACTGCAGAG CTGCTCTGGCAGATGTTTCTGAGGTGGTGGACCAGCTCCAGGGGAGTCTACTCAAGATGGAGAACCTCCAGAAGCTCCTGGAGCTACAGAAGGATTTGCTCGGTGTTGACAATCTTGTGGTTTCTGGTCGT gAGTTCATCAGGTTAGGCTGCCTTAGCAAACTGTCCGGAAAAGGCCTTCAGCAGCGAATGTTTTTTCTG TTTAATGACGTCATTTTGTACACGAGTCGAGGGATGACACCGACCAATCAGTTCAAAGTGCACGGGCAGCTGCCTCTCCGTGACATGACA ATCAGAGAGAGCGAGGAAGAGTGGGGTGTGCCTCACGCCTTCACCCTGGTTGGACAGGGACAGTCGGTGGTGGTAGCAGCAAG TTCGCTGACAGAGATGGAGAAGTGGATGCAGGACATCAAGATGGCGATAGAGATGGCAAAAACCAGCAATGGTCCCACATCGGATGCGCTGACCTGCACGCTGACTGATAACA AGGAGCCTAGTCCAGTCAGGGACAAAAAGGCCCCGAATGGCCAGGGACCAGTGCCTCTGTCTGTTATCTGCTGGTACCGAGTTCAGAGCCTCTCCTTTAGTGAATCCTGCAGGAGTCTAGAG AATCAGCTATCGGGAAACCTGCTGAGAAAATTCAAGAATAGCAACGGGTGGCAGAAGCTCTGGGTGGTCTTCACCAACTTCAGTCTGTTTTTCTACAAATCTCACCAG GATGATTATCCTTTGGCCAGCCTCCCTCTGCTGGGATACTCAGTCACTGTTCccactgaaaatgaaaacattcacaaGGACTACGTCTTCAAGCTACATTTTAAGTCTCATGTGTACTACTTCAGATCGGAAAGTGAATACACTTTTGAGAG GTGGATGGAGGTCATTTGCAGCGCTACAGTCTCCTCCAGCCAGGCTCGCCTCCTGAACAGCAAAGATCCCCACCCTCACTGA
- the LOC114147682 gene encoding FERM, ARHGEF and pleckstrin domain-containing protein 1-like isoform X1: MAEPDPENLSSGAGQRLGAPETLGISTLDPGHKPPAMPPGRHVTVTVRMLDDTEEVFDVSQKASGKVLFDLVCSHMNLIEGDYFGLEFQNHKSMMVWLDHIKPIIKQLRRPKNTTLRFSVKFFPPDHAQLLEELTRYLFALQVKQDLSSGRMMCNDTSAALMVSHIIQSEIGDFDESHCRSHLLNNNYIPDQMPLIDKIMEFHSKHIGQSPAESDFQLLEVARKLDFYGTRLHPAKDREGSKLSLAVAHTGVLVFQTHTRINAFNWSKIRKLSFKRKRFLIKLRPDLNSSCQDTLEFLMASRDCCKVFWKICVEYHAFFRLFEEPKPKPKPMLFTRGSSFRFSGRTQKQVIDYVRESEFKKIPFERKHSRVRYSSRVQHNSRLSPLPSPRHHEVPSESGVPEDFSSSSPPRRHWKESVLVSAEDPAASRTSKMSPNHQRNGHEDRKESVSKPEESRGSTRQMSPEHPSKGVAPHSPPPSGHPHGMVNGQKSLELCSNSLDGRQPSPLTSPLLNDACSIRTDDEDEVRRKRFPTDRAYFIAKELLTTERTYLKDLEVVTVSFQSVVEQDEATPDSLKNTILSTFEPLHKFHTGFLREVEQRLAMWEGRSNAHIKGDYQRIGDVMLNNLQALKPLTTNMHKHSDILLELEKACKASRRMENLCRDFELQKVCYIPLNVFVLRPLHRLIHYKQILERLCKHYPATHEDFRDCRAALADVSEVVDQLQGSLLKMENLQKLLELQKDLLGVDNLVVSGREFIRLGCLSKLSGKGLQQRMFFLFNDVILYTSRGMTPTNQFKVHGQLPLRDMTIRESEEEWGVPHAFTLVGQGQSVVVAASSLTEMEKWMQDIKMAIEMAKTSNGPTSDALTCTLTDNKCPEDSTAEAESEDDTTALHTSLEKPAPHRGNTMVHVCWHRNTSVSMVDFSVAVENQLSGNLLRKFKNSNGWQKLWVVFTNFSLFFYKSHQDDYPLASLPLLGYSVTVPTENENIHKDYVFKLHFKSHVYYFRSESEYTFERWMEVICSATVSSSQARLLNSKDPHPH, translated from the exons CAAAAAGCGTCGGGCAAGGTGCTATTTGACCTGGTGTGCTCCCACATGAATCTGATTGAGGGTGACTACTTTGGCCTGGagtttcaaaaccacaaaagcATGATg GTTTGGTTGGACCACATCAAACCGATTATTAAGCAGCTTCGAC GACCGAAAAACACAACCCTGAGGTTCAGTGTGAAGTTTTTCCCTCCTGACCATGCgcagctgctggaggagctgaCGAG GTACCTGTTTGCCCTCCAGGTCAAGCAGGATCTCTCCAGTGGACGTATGATGTGCAACGACACTAGCGCGGCTCTGATGGTCTCCCACATCATTCAGT CTGAGATTGGGGACTTTGACGAGAGCCACTGCCGCTCACACCTGCTAAACAACAACTACATTCCAGATCAGATGCCCCTGATCGACAAAATCATGGAGTTTCACTCAAAGCATAT AGGTCAGTCACCAGCAGAGTCAGATTTTCAGTTGTTGGAGGTTGCTCGCAAGCTGGATTTTTACGGGACTCGGCTGCACCCTGCCAAGGATCGGGAAGGTTCGAAGTTAAGTCTGGCTGTGGCGCACACGGGCGTTTTGGTCTTCCAG ACACACACAAGGATCAACGCATTCAACTGGTCCAAAATACGCAAGTTGAGCTTCAAGCGAAAACGTTTTCTCATCAAGCTAAGGCCAGATCTAAAC AGCTCCTGTCAGGACACTCTGGAGTTTTTGATGGCCAGcagggattgctgtaaagtcttCTGGAAGATCTGTGTGGAATATCACGCCTTCTTCCGCCTCTTTGAAGAACCTAAACCCAAACCCAAGCCTATGCTCTTCACCCGAGGATCTTCCTTCAGATTTAG CGGTCGCACACAGAAGCAGGTGATTGATTATGTGAGGGAATCAGAGTTCAAGAAGATCCCGTTTGAAAG GAAACACAGCCGGGTCAGATACAGCAGTAGAGTTCAACACAACAGTCGCCTGTCGCCGCTGCCTTCTCCTCGCCACCATGAAGTGCCATCAGAA AGTGGTGTTCCTGAGGacttctcctcttcttctcctcctcgcCGTCACTGGAAGGAGTCGGTGCTTGTCAGTGCCGAAGACCCAGCAGCTTCACGAACTTCAAAGATGAGCCCAAACCATCAAAGAAACGGCCACGAAGACAGAAAGGAGTCAGTTTCCAAGCCTGAGGAATCAAGAGGGTCAACACGACAGATGTCCCCAGAACATCCGAGCAAAG GTGTGGCTCCCCACAGCCCTCCGCCATCCGGACACCCCCATGGGATGGTGAACGGTCAGAAGTCCCTGGAGTTGTGCAGCAACAGTCTCGACGGCCGTCAGCCTTCGCCTCTGACCAGCCCGCTACTCAACGACGCCTGCAGCATTCGCactgatgatgaagatgaggtCCGGAGAAAG AGATTTCCCACTGATCGAGCCTATTTCATCGCCAAAGAGCTGCTGACCACAGAGAGGACATATCTGAAGGACCTGGAGGTGGTGACTGTG TCTTTCCAGAGTGTTGTGGAACAAGACGAGGCGACCCCTGACTCCCTGAAGAACACCATTCTCTCCACCTTTGAGCCGCTCCACAAGTTTCACACTGGTTTCCTCAGGGAGGTGGAGCAGAGGCTGGCTATGTG GGAAGGACGTTCCAATGCACACATTAAAGGAGACTACCAGCGCATTGGAGATGTGATGCTGAACAACCTTCAAGCTTTGAAG CCTCTGACCACAAACATGCACAAGCACTCTGACATCCTCCTTGAGCTGGAGAAGGCGTGCAAAGCGTCCCGTAGGATGGAAAATTTATGCAGAGACTTTGAGCTGCAAAAAGTGTGCTACATCCCCCTGAATGTCTTCGTCCTGCGACCTCTCCACCGCCTCATTCACTACAAGCAGATCCTGGAGCGCCTGTGCAAACACTACCCAGCCACTCATGAGGACTTCAGGGACTGCAGAG CTGCTCTGGCAGATGTTTCTGAGGTGGTGGACCAGCTCCAGGGGAGTCTACTCAAGATGGAGAACCTCCAGAAGCTCCTGGAGCTACAGAAGGATTTGCTCGGTGTTGACAATCTTGTGGTTTCTGGTCGT gAGTTCATCAGGTTAGGCTGCCTTAGCAAACTGTCCGGAAAAGGCCTTCAGCAGCGAATGTTTTTTCTG TTTAATGACGTCATTTTGTACACGAGTCGAGGGATGACACCGACCAATCAGTTCAAAGTGCACGGGCAGCTGCCTCTCCGTGACATGACA ATCAGAGAGAGCGAGGAAGAGTGGGGTGTGCCTCACGCCTTCACCCTGGTTGGACAGGGACAGTCGGTGGTGGTAGCAGCAAG TTCGCTGACAGAGATGGAGAAGTGGATGCAGGACATCAAGATGGCGATAGAGATGGCAAAAACCAGCAATGGTCCCACATCGGATGCGCTGACCTGCACGCTGACTGATAACA AATGCCCGGAGGACTCCACGGCGGAGGCAGAGTCCGAGGACGACACAACAGCTTTGCATACGTCGCTGGAGAAGCCCGCACCTCACCGTGGCAACACCATGGTGCACGTGTGCTGGCACAGGAACACCAGTGTGTCCATGGTGGACTTTAGCGTAGCTGTGGAG AATCAGCTATCGGGAAACCTGCTGAGAAAATTCAAGAATAGCAACGGGTGGCAGAAGCTCTGGGTGGTCTTCACCAACTTCAGTCTGTTTTTCTACAAATCTCACCAG GATGATTATCCTTTGGCCAGCCTCCCTCTGCTGGGATACTCAGTCACTGTTCccactgaaaatgaaaacattcacaaGGACTACGTCTTCAAGCTACATTTTAAGTCTCATGTGTACTACTTCAGATCGGAAAGTGAATACACTTTTGAGAG GTGGATGGAGGTCATTTGCAGCGCTACAGTCTCCTCCAGCCAGGCTCGCCTCCTGAACAGCAAAGATCCCCACCCTCACTGA
- the rdh1 gene encoding retinol dehydrogenase 1, which produces MVQVDEAVSGFVEVLLSNLVLTCVLLLAWYAAVRWYIRDSYRIGGFSQKHVFITGCDSGFGNLLARQLDQKGFRVTAGCLTEKGAADLAAATSPRLKTLLVDVTDSASIRSAVEFVKREVGERGLWGLVNNAGRSVPIGPPEWMHLENFTKVLDVNLIGVIDVTLQFLPLLKKAKGRVVNVASILGRLSLTGGGYCLSKWGVEAFSDSLRRDMQHFGIKVSIIEPGFFKTGVTSVDLINADLKRLWAYLPQDVKDSYGATYLDDYMRMQGFSMNILCSPDISKVTWCMEHALTAQHPRTRYGAGWDAKFFWIPLSYLPSFVSDFIVHMLLPSPKDKTSS; this is translated from the exons ATG GTGCAAGTTGATGAAGCAGTGAGCGGTTTTGTTGAG GTTCTTCTGTCAAATTTGGTTTTAACCTGTGTGTTACTTCTGGCCTGGTACGCTGCTGTCCGCTGGTACATCAGAGATTCCTACAGGATTGGTGGTTTCAGTCAGAAGCATGTGTTCATCACCGGCTGTGACAGTGGCTTTGGGAACCTCCTGGCCAGACAGCTGGACCAGAAAGGCTTCAGGGTCACAGCTGGATGCCTCACAGAGAAAGGTGCTGCAGATTTAGCAGCAGCGACAAGCCCCAGACTGAAGACCCTCCTTGTGGATGTTACAGACAGTGCGAGCATCCGGAGTGCCGTGGAGTTTGTGAAGAGAGAGGTGGGGGAGCGAG GCCTCTGGGGGCTGGTGAATAACGCTGGCAGGTCGGTTCCCATCGGACCGCCAGAATGGATGCATCTGGAGAACTTTACAAAGGTGTTGGATGTAAATCTGATCGGGGTTATTGATGTAACCCTGCAGTTTCTGCCTCTCCTGAAGAAAGCCAAGGGCAGAGTGGTGAACGTGGCCAGCATTTTGGGGAGGCTGTCTCTCACCGGTGGAGGATACTGTCTGTCCAAATGGGGTGTGGAAGCTTTCTCTGACAGTCTCAG GAGGGACATGCAGCACTTCGGTATAAAAGTGAGCATCATTGAGCCAGGTTTCTTCAAGACCGGTGTGACCAGTGTAGATCTCATCAATGCTGACTTGAAAAGGCTGTGGGCATACCTTCCTCAAGACGTTAAGGACTCATATGGTGCCACATACTTAGATGACT atatgaGAATGCAGGGCTTCTCTATGAACATCCTGTGCTCTCCAGATATCTCTAAGGTTACCTGGTGCATGGAACATGCTCTCACTGCCCAGCATCCACGGACACGTTATGGAGCTGGCTGGGATGCTAAGTTTTTCTGGATCCCTCTGTCCTATCTACCTTCATTTGTCTCTGACTTTATTGTACATATGCTCCTCCCCTCACCTAAAGACAAAACAAGCAGTTGA
- the dhrs9 gene encoding dehydrogenase/reductase SDR family member 9, whose product MFLYILGLVAVWYLYCWYKESKRVPNKRSKYVYITGCDSGFGNNLAKHLDKLGFCVIAGCYTEKGETELKKVSSERLTAISLDVAKSESVKKVAAFIKTLVGEKGLWAVVNNAGVATPSGPVDWLTIDDYKSMLAVNLNGVIDVTLSVLPLIKKARGRVVNVASVFGRISPFGGPYCVSKYGVESFNDSLRLNMAPFGVKVLCIEPGFFKTSVTDTVMLKNQFKGLWDRLPQDLKDDYGQTFLETSLEQLDERFNQLRDSDLMKVVHCMEHAIASIHPRYRYSPGWDAKFLWLPMSYMPTWISDRFFLRYSPKPKVSMI is encoded by the exons atgttcttgTACATCCTCGGGCTGGTGGCTGTTTGGTACCTATATTGCTGGtacaaagaaagcaaaagagTTCCCAACAAGAGAAGCAAATATGTGTACATCACTGGTTGTGACTCTGGGTTTGGGAACAACCTGGCCAAACATCTGGACAAGCTGGGCTTTTGTGTGATTGCTGGCTGTTACACAGAGAAGGGTGAAACTGAGCTGAAGAAGGTCTCCTCCGAAAGGCTCACGGCCATTTCCCTGGACGTTGCCAAGTCTGAAAGTGTGAAAAAGGTGGCGGCTTTCATTAAGACTCTTGTTGGAGAGAAAG GTCTgtgggctgttgtaaacaatgCTGGAGTTGCCACGCCGTCCGGTCCCGTAGACTGGCTCACCATTGACGATTACAAATCCATGCTAGCCGTCAACCTCAATGGAGTGATCGACGTCACTCTGAGCGTGCTCCCTCTCATCAAGAAGGCCAGGGGCAGAGTAGTAAATGTAGCCAGTGTGTTCGGGCGAATCAGTCCATTTGGGGGGCCTTACTGTGTGTCCAAGTATGGAGTGGAGTCCTTTAATGACAGCCTGCG tttaaaCATGGCGCCGTTTGGAGTCAAAGTTTTGTGCATTGAGCCAGGCTTCTTCAAAACAAGCGTGACTGACACTGTGATGCTGAAAAACCAATTTAAGGGCCTTTGGGACAGATTACCTCAGGATTTGAAGGATGACTACGGGCAAACTTTCTTGGAGACAA GTCTCGAACAGCTGGATGAAAGATTCAATCAGCTTCGAGACAGCGACCTGATGAAGGTAGTCCACTGTATGGAGCACGCCATCGCCTCCATCCACCCTCGCTACCGCTACTCCCCAGGATGGGATGCTAAGTTCCTCTGGTTGCCCATGTCATACATGCCAACTTGGATTTCAGATCGATTTTTCCTTCGATACAGTCCCAAACCCAAAGTATCTATGATTTGA